A single region of the Micropterus dolomieu isolate WLL.071019.BEF.003 ecotype Adirondacks linkage group LG02, ASM2129224v1, whole genome shotgun sequence genome encodes:
- the spns1 gene encoding protein spinster homolog 1: protein MSLGETTSDSAPFFSDDSEAEEQGGPAGQRPQEEPPSGVSEVRARLTVFILCYINLLNYMDRFTVAGVLPDIEHYFGIDDGKSGLLQTVFICSYMFLAPVFGYLGDRYNRKYIMSVGITFWSLVTLASSYTPKEHFWVLLLTRGLVGVGEASYSTIAPTIIADLYVKGRRTNMLSIFYFAIPVGSGLGYIVGSQVGNVAQDWHWALRVTPGLGLIAVVLLLFVVKEPIRGAIEARSESDLHQTSWLADLLDLSKNYSFVLSTFGFTAVAFVTGSLALWAPTFLFRAAVFNGDRAPCVEGNCASSDSLIFGVITCITGVLGVASGVQVSRQLRKKTPRADPLVCAAGLLLSAPFLYMAIIFAQASTIATYIFIFLGETFLSMNWAIVADILLYVVVPTRRSTAEALQIVISHLLGDAGSPYLIGVVSDALRKTDSFLWQFRSLQLSLLLCSFVAVVGGGFFLATALFIEKDRHRAENYVPTDDEPIVVPKSGRSTRVPVSSVLI from the exons ATGTCTCTGGGCGAGACCACGTCGGACTCGGCGCCTTTCTTCTCCGATGACAGCGAGGCGGAGGAGCAGGGCGGGCCGGCGGGTCAGCGGCCGCAGGAGGAGCCGCCCAGCGGGGTGTCCGAGGTCCGGGCGCGGCTGACCGTCTTCATCCTCTGCTACATCAACCTGCTCAACTACATGGACAGGTTCACCGTGGCAG GTGTTCTCCCTGACATAGAGCATTACTTTGGGATCGATGATGGGAAGTCTGGCCTTCTTCAGACAG TCTTTATCTGCAGTTACATGTTCCTGGCTCCGGTCTTCGGATACCTTGGGGACAGGTATAACAGGAAGTACATCATGAGCGTGGGCATCACGTTCTGGTCTTTGGTGACGCTTGCCAGCTCCTACACTCCCAAAGAA CATTTCTGGGTCCTGCTGTTGACTCGAGGCCTGGTCGGAGTCGGGGAGGCCAGTTACTCCACCATCGCTCCCACCATCATCGCTGACCTCTACGTGAAGGGAAGGAGGACAAACATGCtctccattttttattttgccattCCCGTCGGCAG CGGTCTTGGATACATCGTGGGCTCACAAGTCGGTAACGTAGCGCAGGACTGGCACTGGGCTCTGCGG GTGACTCCCGGACTGGGGCTGATCgctgtggtgctgctgctgttcgTGGTCAAGGAGCCTATAAGAGGAGCTATTGAAGCTCGATCAGAGAGCGACCTGCACCAGACCAGCTGGCTGGCGGACCTGCTGGACCTGAGCAAGAA CTACAGCTTTGTGTTGTCCACCTTCGGATTCACTGCGGTGGCGTTTGTCACCGGCTCTCTGGCTCTTTGGGCGCCAACGTTCCTCTTCAGAGCAGCCGTCTTCAACGGGGACCGAGCTCCCTGTGTAGAGGGAAACTGTGCCTCCTCAGACAG TCTGATTTTCGGGGTTATCACCTGCATCACAGGTGTGCTGGGCGTGGCCAGCGGCGTGCAGGTGAGTCGACAGCTGAGGAAGAAGACGCCCAGAGCCGACCCGCTGGTCTGCGCCGCCGGTCTGCTCCTCTCAGCGCCTTTCCTCTACATGGCCATCATCTTCGCTCAGGCCAGCACCATCGCCACATAC ATCTTCATTTTCCTCGGAGAGACGTTCCTCTCCATGAACTGGGCCATCGTGGCTGATATACTGCTG TACGTGGTCGTTCCCACTCGTCGCTCCACAGCCGAGGCTCTGCAGATCGTCATCTCGCATCTACTGGGAGATGCAGGAAGTCCGTACCTGATAGGAGTG gttTCGGACGCTCTGAGGAAGACGGACTCCTTCCTGTGGCAGTTTcgctctctgcagctctctctgctgctctgctcctTCGTGGCCGTGGTGGGCGGCGGTTTCTTCCTCGCCACCGCCCTCTTCATCGAAAAAGACCGCCATCGTGCCGAGAACTACGTCCCTACAG